Proteins found in one Nitrospirota bacterium genomic segment:
- a CDS encoding CBS domain-containing protein: MKVQELLETKGKEVFSMDASGSVEDAIRFMDSKKISAIIIEENDRTAGIFTERDVVRCYINKDGRRFHDIPVSESMTKNLMVAELGDDLNSVMAVMVEKNIRHLPVVDMGKVIGMLSIRDIVLSQVHKMTTEIHYLKDYIAGY; this comes from the coding sequence ATGAAAGTTCAGGAGCTGCTTGAGACAAAGGGGAAAGAGGTTTTTTCGATGGACGCATCAGGCTCGGTTGAGGATGCGATCCGGTTCATGGACAGCAAAAAGATCAGCGCGATCATCATTGAGGAGAATGACCGCACTGCAGGGATCTTTACGGAACGCGATGTTGTCCGCTGCTATATCAACAAGGATGGGAGGAGGTTCCACGACATTCCGGTCAGCGAGTCCATGACAAAGAACCTTATGGTTGCAGAACTCGGCGATGACCTCAACAGCGTCATGGCTGTCATGGTCGAAAAGAACATCCGCCATCTGCCGGTTGTTGACATGGGAAAGGTCATAGGCATGCTCTCGATCCGGGATATCGTTCTGTCCCAGGTCCACAAGATGACTACTGAGATCCATTATCTCAAGGACTATATAGCAGGATATTAA
- a CDS encoding cyclic nucleotide-binding domain-containing protein, producing MLTVQELTSQTLLEGLDNAELEKLLPMVSMVRLLRDEHVFREKGICKGIHMVKSGRIEISKTTTDGWKQPLVIVTPGSFIGEIATLEKTDHATDARALENTELVLFSKEAFTELEKKEPHCMLKIIKNIAIVSALNVRRMNEKFLKALVNY from the coding sequence ATGCTGACAGTTCAGGAATTAACGTCACAGACATTGCTTGAGGGTCTCGATAATGCAGAGCTCGAAAAACTCCTGCCTATGGTGTCTATGGTCAGGCTGCTCAGGGATGAACATGTTTTCCGGGAGAAAGGCATATGCAAAGGCATCCATATGGTCAAGAGCGGCAGGATAGAGATATCCAAGACCACAACAGACGGATGGAAACAGCCCCTCGTGATCGTAACCCCCGGGAGCTTCATCGGCGAGATAGCGACCCTTGAAAAGACCGACCATGCAACCGACGCTCGGGCGCTCGAAAACACGGAACTGGTCCTCTTCTCCAAAGAGGCCTTTACGGAGCTCGAAAAGAAGGAGCCGCACTGCATGCTCAAGATCATAAAGAATATAGCCATTGTCTCGGCCCTCAACGTGAGGCGCATGAATGAGAAGTTCCTGAAGGCACTGGTTAATTATTAG
- the fdhF gene encoding formate dehydrogenase subunit alpha, translated as MSTKKEINKTVRLRINSQVIDVVEGRTILEAAKEIGIYIPALCNHPMISQSGACRVCIVEVNGTPVTSCTTPVEKDMEVITNSPYIEDLRRDTIDLILSDHPYDCMVCQKTGECELQELAYMYNIRKPLFSGERRIYDKKDANRFIERDMEKCILCGRCVKICDEVQGVGAIDFAYKGFGTKVCPPFERDLDCEFCGQCVMACPTGALVGRDWIGKGRYWKIREVDTTCSYCGVGCSITLHVKNNEIIRVSSRPDSVVNKGLLCVKGRFGYSFVSSPDRLKQPLIRKDGRLQAASWEEALDFAANKLNKIKEAHGPDAIAGLSSARCTTEENYLFQKFMRAAVGTNNVDHCARLUHAATVASLATVFGSGAMTNSVREIEGNEVIFIVGSNTKEAHPVIANAMIRAHQKGAKIIVADPRKLAMCRFAETWLRQRPGTDIALLNSISHVILAEGLQNSEFIEAQTRQFDDWKKSIEEFTPEVGEKLTGVPREKIIHAARLYGGSRKAAIYYGMGITQHVNGTANVNAIANLALLTGNIGREFTGINALRGQNNVQGACDAGCLPNIFPGYQRVDIPEIQEKFEAAWGRSLSARPGIAASELAQKALDGSIRAAYVMGENPVLGDANVSHTKKGFETLELLIVQDIFLTETGKLADVVFPSSCFAEKNGTFINTERRVQRVRKAVAAPGMARDDSWVITELSRRMGYEMSCSSPEGVFEEFGSLWSAVEGISYTRIESRGVQWPCPTKNHPGTEHLYKGGFPRGRAAFTPVPFERSAGSTDTEYPFILNSGRNLFQYHFGSMTRRVPLLEKHAGEAYIEMHPDDIARANMQDGDPAKVSSSQGSIVLRVRSTDRVSPGTVFIPMHYAEAAVNVLTSDTNIDSISKTPGFKITAVRVEPFREGD; from the coding sequence ATGAGCACTAAGAAAGAGATAAATAAGACGGTCAGGCTCAGGATCAACAGCCAGGTCATTGATGTTGTTGAAGGCAGGACGATCCTCGAAGCAGCAAAGGAGATCGGCATCTATATCCCGGCGCTCTGCAATCACCCGATGATCAGCCAGTCAGGCGCATGCAGGGTCTGCATTGTTGAGGTAAATGGGACCCCGGTAACATCCTGCACTACACCGGTCGAAAAGGATATGGAGGTCATCACGAACTCTCCGTATATTGAAGACCTCAGAAGGGACACCATTGACCTGATCCTGAGCGATCATCCTTACGACTGCATGGTCTGCCAGAAGACAGGCGAGTGCGAACTGCAGGAACTTGCCTATATGTATAACATCAGGAAACCCCTCTTCAGCGGTGAGCGGAGAATATACGACAAAAAAGATGCCAACCGTTTTATTGAGCGCGACATGGAAAAGTGCATCCTCTGCGGACGGTGTGTAAAGATCTGCGATGAGGTCCAGGGCGTAGGAGCGATCGATTTCGCGTACAAGGGGTTCGGCACCAAGGTCTGCCCTCCGTTTGAACGAGACCTCGACTGCGAGTTCTGCGGCCAGTGCGTCATGGCATGCCCTACCGGCGCCCTTGTCGGCCGGGACTGGATCGGCAAAGGACGATACTGGAAGATACGGGAGGTCGACACCACCTGCTCGTATTGCGGCGTTGGCTGCAGCATTACACTTCATGTAAAGAACAATGAGATCATCAGGGTCTCTTCACGGCCGGACAGTGTTGTGAACAAAGGGCTGCTCTGCGTAAAAGGCAGGTTCGGTTACAGTTTTGTATCAAGCCCTGACAGACTTAAGCAACCCCTCATCAGAAAAGATGGCAGGCTCCAGGCTGCCTCATGGGAAGAGGCCCTGGATTTTGCGGCAAATAAATTAAACAAAATAAAAGAAGCGCATGGTCCTGATGCCATTGCCGGGCTTTCTTCTGCGCGCTGCACTACTGAGGAGAATTACCTCTTTCAGAAGTTCATGCGGGCAGCAGTCGGCACGAACAATGTTGACCACTGCGCCCGGCTTTGACACGCCGCCACTGTGGCCAGTCTGGCCACTGTATTCGGTTCAGGAGCAATGACCAATTCGGTCCGTGAGATCGAGGGCAATGAAGTAATCTTCATCGTCGGGTCAAACACCAAGGAAGCCCATCCGGTCATAGCAAACGCCATGATCAGGGCGCATCAGAAGGGAGCGAAGATCATTGTCGCTGATCCGCGGAAGCTGGCCATGTGCCGCTTTGCCGAGACATGGCTCAGGCAGAGGCCGGGGACGGACATAGCTCTTCTGAACAGCATCAGTCATGTTATTCTTGCAGAAGGGCTGCAGAACAGCGAATTCATCGAAGCCCAGACCCGCCAGTTTGACGACTGGAAAAAGAGCATTGAAGAGTTCACGCCAGAGGTCGGAGAAAAACTGACCGGCGTGCCCAGGGAAAAGATCATACACGCAGCAAGGCTCTATGGCGGATCAAGAAAAGCGGCCATCTATTACGGGATGGGTATTACCCAGCATGTGAACGGAACAGCCAATGTGAACGCAATCGCAAATCTCGCACTCCTGACCGGTAATATCGGAAGGGAGTTCACGGGTATCAATGCGCTGCGAGGTCAGAACAACGTGCAGGGCGCGTGCGATGCTGGGTGCCTGCCGAACATATTCCCCGGGTACCAGCGGGTCGATATTCCCGAGATACAGGAGAAGTTTGAGGCAGCATGGGGAAGGTCGCTTTCTGCCCGGCCGGGCATAGCCGCTTCCGAGCTTGCACAGAAGGCCCTGGACGGCAGCATCAGGGCCGCGTACGTGATGGGCGAAAATCCCGTTCTGGGCGATGCCAACGTCAGCCATACGAAAAAGGGGTTTGAAACGCTCGAACTGCTTATCGTTCAGGACATCTTTCTGACAGAGACAGGTAAACTCGCAGACGTGGTCTTCCCCTCTTCCTGCTTTGCCGAAAAAAACGGCACCTTCATCAATACTGAACGAAGGGTCCAGCGGGTAAGAAAGGCCGTCGCAGCACCGGGCATGGCAAGAGACGACTCCTGGGTGATCACGGAACTATCCCGTAGAATGGGATATGAGATGAGCTGCAGTTCTCCGGAGGGCGTATTCGAAGAATTCGGCAGCCTCTGGTCTGCAGTTGAAGGGATAAGTTATACACGGATCGAATCCCGGGGCGTACAGTGGCCCTGCCCGACCAAGAACCATCCGGGGACCGAGCATTTATACAAGGGCGGATTTCCCCGGGGAAGGGCAGCCTTTACCCCTGTACCCTTTGAGCGGTCTGCCGGGAGCACTGATACAGAGTATCCCTTCATTCTCAACTCTGGCAGAAACCTTTTCCAGTATCACTTCGGATCCATGACGCGAAGGGTGCCTCTGCTTGAGAAGCACGCAGGAGAGGCGTATATCGAGATGCATCCTGATGATATAGCCCGGGCCAACATGCAGGACGGTGACCCCGCAAAGGTCTCCTCATCGCAGGGCAGCATCGTCCTCCGGGTCAGGAGTACAGACCGTGTCAGCCCCGGCACGGTATTCATACCCATGCATTATGCAGAAGCAGCAGTGAACGTTCTTACGAGCGATACCAATATCGACTCGATCTCAAAAACACCCGGCTTCAAGATCACCGCAGTCAGGGTAGAACCCTTCAGGGAGGGAGACTAA
- a CDS encoding SLBB domain-containing protein yields the protein MTEQQTVSIKVCLGTSGKASGGADVMSIFQKLIQLNGIEAQIGKRCSYTKVGCRGFCSKDVLVDVIINDQKVTYQSVKPTMVEKIVAEHILKGEPVAEWLTKEDYESFQSRQHKIVLGPCGEIDPESIDDYLAIKGYRAAKKAISKMRRDDVIKNVIRSGLRGRGGSGFPAGTKWELCKNQPDETKYIICNVGEVNRPLAEGNPHAIIEGLLIGGYAIGAEKGFIYIRERYHLSVERLRAAIDQAKDKGFIGRNIFGTDFCFAIEFSFGTEAFICGEETALMESIEGKRAMPRVRPPFPVQKGLWGKPTVINNAETFSNIPLIIGKGPDWFSSIGTKESTGTKVFTLSGKVKNVGLVEIPMGMPFRDIVYGIGGGMEGGRALKAVQVGGPSGGLIPASMLDMGLDYENLSKIGSIVGSGGMVVFNEDDCIVSITKFFMEFLQRESCGKCPPCRIGTKRMLELLTKITEGTAEYKDLATLERLSGLMKTSSLCGLGRSASNPFITGLNHFRDEYLAHIKEKRCPAGVCTALITFSIIEEQCKGCTLCKKVCPAGAVSGEVKKPHRIDAAACIKCGACYKACKFKAIKKQ from the coding sequence ATGACTGAGCAGCAGACAGTGAGCATAAAGGTCTGTCTCGGCACCTCGGGAAAGGCATCCGGAGGTGCAGATGTCATGAGCATTTTTCAGAAGCTCATTCAGCTGAACGGGATCGAAGCGCAGATCGGCAAGAGGTGCAGTTATACGAAGGTCGGCTGCAGAGGCTTCTGTTCCAAGGACGTGCTGGTGGATGTGATCATCAACGATCAGAAAGTCACCTATCAGTCGGTCAAGCCGACCATGGTCGAGAAGATCGTAGCAGAACATATCCTTAAGGGTGAACCGGTTGCCGAGTGGCTCACCAAAGAGGATTACGAATCCTTTCAGAGCAGACAACACAAGATCGTGCTCGGTCCCTGCGGTGAGATAGACCCGGAAAGCATTGACGACTACCTTGCCATAAAGGGATACCGGGCTGCGAAAAAGGCGATCTCAAAAATGAGGCGTGATGACGTCATAAAAAACGTTATACGGTCAGGACTCAGGGGCAGGGGCGGAAGCGGGTTCCCCGCAGGCACGAAATGGGAACTCTGCAAGAACCAGCCTGATGAAACAAAATATATCATCTGCAATGTGGGTGAAGTGAACCGACCCCTGGCCGAAGGAAACCCCCACGCTATTATTGAAGGCCTGCTGATCGGCGGATATGCAATCGGTGCTGAAAAAGGATTCATCTATATACGGGAGAGATATCATCTGTCTGTTGAAAGACTTCGCGCCGCCATAGACCAGGCAAAGGATAAAGGGTTCATCGGCAGAAATATCTTCGGCACTGACTTCTGCTTTGCTATTGAGTTCAGTTTCGGGACAGAGGCCTTCATCTGCGGCGAAGAGACCGCACTAATGGAATCGATCGAAGGCAAGAGGGCCATGCCAAGGGTCAGGCCGCCCTTCCCTGTGCAGAAAGGCCTTTGGGGAAAACCGACGGTGATCAATAATGCAGAAACCTTTTCGAATATCCCGCTTATCATCGGCAAAGGCCCGGACTGGTTCTCGTCCATCGGAACAAAAGAGAGCACAGGCACGAAGGTGTTCACGCTTTCAGGCAAGGTGAAAAATGTCGGACTTGTCGAGATCCCTATGGGCATGCCGTTCCGGGATATTGTGTACGGCATCGGCGGCGGCATGGAAGGCGGCCGGGCCTTAAAGGCAGTACAGGTCGGCGGACCTTCAGGCGGCCTTATCCCTGCCTCAATGCTCGATATGGGACTTGATTACGAAAACCTTTCGAAGATCGGCAGCATTGTCGGTTCGGGCGGTATGGTCGTCTTCAATGAAGACGACTGCATCGTATCGATCACAAAGTTCTTTATGGAGTTCCTGCAGCGGGAATCCTGCGGCAAGTGTCCGCCCTGCAGGATCGGCACGAAAAGGATGCTGGAACTGCTGACAAAGATAACAGAAGGCACTGCTGAATATAAGGACCTTGCAACGCTTGAGCGGCTGAGCGGACTGATGAAGACCTCGTCTCTCTGCGGCCTCGGCAGGAGCGCTTCGAACCCGTTCATCACCGGCCTGAACCATTTCCGCGACGAGTATTTGGCGCATATTAAAGAGAAGAGATGTCCTGCCGGCGTCTGCACGGCGCTGATAACTTTTTCCATTATTGAAGAGCAATGCAAGGGCTGCACCCTCTGCAAAAAGGTCTGCCCTGCAGGGGCTGTCTCGGGAGAGGTGAAGAAACCGCACCGGATCGATGCTGCTGCCTGCATAAAGTGCGGGGCCTGCTATAAGGCCTGCAAGTTCAAGGCGATCAAAAAACAATGA
- a CDS encoding NAD(P)H-dependent oxidoreductase subunit E, giving the protein MDHKLKAVLDTHMKSKGTLITLLQQTQAAFGYLPEEAVVWFSKRLDIPESRFFGIATFYSQFHLKPTGKNTITVCCGAACHIKGADQILSEVRSALGLGKGEDTTQDLSFTVQNATCIGACSIAPVAILNNQVYGNVDSEQVVKLVKGFEKEGEYTGFEYD; this is encoded by the coding sequence ATGGACCATAAGCTAAAAGCTGTTCTCGACACTCATATGAAGTCGAAAGGGACTCTTATCACCCTGCTTCAGCAGACGCAGGCGGCATTTGGGTATCTTCCCGAAGAAGCGGTTGTCTGGTTTTCGAAAAGACTGGACATCCCGGAGAGCAGGTTCTTCGGCATTGCAACATTCTATTCCCAGTTCCATCTCAAACCGACAGGCAAGAACACCATAACCGTATGCTGCGGCGCTGCATGCCACATTAAAGGCGCTGACCAGATCCTCTCTGAGGTCAGGTCAGCTCTCGGTCTCGGCAAAGGTGAGGACACCACACAGGACCTCTCCTTTACGGTCCAGAACGCAACCTGCATCGGGGCCTGCAGCATTGCGCCTGTGGCGATCCTGAACAATCAGGTATATGGCAACGTGGACTCAGAGCAGGTGGTTAAGCTGGTCAAGGGCTTCGAAAAAGAAGGGGAGTACACAGGCTTTGAATATGACTGA
- a CDS encoding DUF1847 domain-containing protein — MKEFSCSSCGAVWQKNGKTNCWSANPDEKPPKPGYCPSQEHMNVIQESFDCYKGDSADAKMAQVATRVEGLCYEHQQGSTAIRARWTRVEDTIAFAKLMGYSRIGIATCIGLLDETERLSRILSAQGFTPLSVCCKSGSIDKLELGVTEEDKVRPSTFEPACNPIAQARLLNDAGTDMNIIVGLCVGHDMLFTKHSVAPVTTLITKDRVTGHNPVSVLYGQNFYYRRLLTEQVDVER, encoded by the coding sequence ATGAAGGAATTCAGTTGCAGCAGCTGCGGCGCTGTCTGGCAGAAGAACGGCAAGACGAACTGCTGGAGCGCTAACCCTGATGAAAAGCCGCCGAAGCCCGGGTACTGTCCCTCGCAGGAACATATGAACGTTATTCAGGAAAGCTTCGACTGTTACAAAGGAGACAGCGCAGACGCAAAGATGGCTCAGGTCGCCACACGCGTAGAAGGTCTCTGCTACGAACATCAGCAGGGAAGCACAGCGATCCGTGCCCGCTGGACAAGGGTCGAAGATACGATCGCCTTTGCCAAACTTATGGGCTACAGCAGGATCGGCATCGCCACCTGTATCGGCCTGCTCGATGAGACTGAGCGCCTCAGTCGCATCCTCTCTGCCCAGGGGTTCACACCGCTTTCGGTCTGCTGCAAAAGCGGGAGCATCGACAAGCTCGAACTCGGCGTCACGGAAGAGGACAAGGTGAGACCGTCGACCTTCGAACCTGCCTGTAACCCTATTGCCCAGGCGCGACTCCTGAACGATGCCGGCACAGATATGAACATCATCGTGGGCCTCTGTGTAGGCCACGACATGCTCTTCACCAAACACTCCGTTGCCCCGGTCACTACCCTGATCACGAAAGACCGCGTCACCGGTCATAACCCTGTCAGCGTACTGTATGGACAGAACTTCTACTACCGGCGGCTCTTGACCGAACAGGTGGATGTGGAACGCTAA
- a CDS encoding HD domain-containing protein: MIRKSLLLKLFDAAYIQRWNDRVRPVEFVELDKQAQKMVIAYFLGKFEEDNPRFSWIEIIEGGIFELLQRIVLTDLKPPIFYRIKEDKAKYRKLNEWVYQELEPVLSPLGKDFCSLFQDYFSDETENINRRILNAAHFYATKWEFDIIEKIHPQSFEMGAIRKRLQDKQNEYSDLKGMEQLSRSERYRHFLDMCGQLRFQIRWANLHRVPKTSVMGHSLFVAILSYFFSLENLACSKRCVNNYFTGLFHDLPEVLTRDIISPVKRSIEGLSELIKVYEKEEMEREVYSLIPRAWHADIKSFTEDEFNSIVTVNGQTMKVTSDEINDCYNDNQFNPRDGELVKAADSLAAFIEASVAIHNGSPSQGLVEAKLSIRNRFEKSTIAGINFGEIYADFE; this comes from the coding sequence ATGATCAGAAAATCGCTTCTTTTAAAGCTTTTTGATGCGGCATACATCCAGCGATGGAACGACCGTGTGCGGCCGGTCGAGTTCGTCGAGCTTGACAAACAGGCGCAGAAGATGGTCATCGCTTATTTTTTGGGCAAGTTTGAGGAAGACAACCCCAGGTTCAGCTGGATCGAGATCATTGAAGGCGGCATCTTCGAACTCCTGCAGCGCATCGTCCTGACCGATCTTAAGCCCCCGATCTTCTACAGGATCAAAGAGGACAAGGCCAAATACCGTAAGCTGAACGAGTGGGTCTATCAGGAGCTTGAACCGGTGCTCTCCCCGCTCGGCAAGGATTTCTGCTCGCTCTTCCAGGATTACTTCTCTGACGAGACCGAAAATATCAATCGACGGATCCTGAATGCTGCGCACTTTTACGCAACCAAATGGGAGTTCGACATCATCGAGAAGATCCATCCCCAGAGCTTTGAGATGGGCGCGATCAGGAAGCGCCTTCAGGACAAACAGAACGAATACAGCGACCTCAAAGGCATGGAGCAGCTTTCCCGGAGTGAGCGGTACAGGCACTTCCTCGACATGTGTGGACAGTTGCGCTTCCAGATACGCTGGGCAAACCTTCACCGAGTACCAAAAACCTCGGTTATGGGCCACTCGCTCTTTGTCGCTATCCTCTCGTATTTCTTCTCGCTCGAGAACCTGGCCTGCTCAAAGCGCTGCGTGAACAATTATTTCACCGGCCTGTTCCATGACCTGCCCGAAGTGCTTACACGGGACATCATCTCTCCGGTAAAACGGTCCATCGAAGGGCTTTCCGAGCTGATCAAAGTGTATGAGAAAGAGGAGATGGAGCGTGAGGTGTACAGCCTTATCCCCAGGGCGTGGCATGCAGATATCAAAAGCTTTACTGAAGATGAATTCAATAGCATCGTGACCGTAAACGGTCAGACAATGAAGGTCACCAGCGACGAGATCAATGATTGCTATAATGACAATCAGTTCAACCCGCGCGACGGGGAACTGGTAAAGGCTGCCGACTCCCTGGCAGCGTTCATTGAAGCGTCAGTAGCCATACACAACGGCAGCCCAAGTCAGGGACTTGTAGAGGCAAAGCTCTCGATCCGGAACAGGTTCGAGAAATCGACCATAGCAGGCATCAACTTTGGCGAGATCTACGCTGATTTTGAGTAA
- the thiD gene encoding bifunctional hydroxymethylpyrimidine kinase/phosphomethylpyrimidine kinase, producing the protein MKKALTIAGFDPSGGAGLQADLKVFQALGVYGLSAVAALTAQNTRGVDSVEPVSGRFLKKQLSVLLFDLVPDATKMGMLLTEDNVRIVERIAREYSLKNLVLDPVMISTSGKKLAQRNVPKVLREKILPLCSIITPNISEASVLSGLKISSRKDMEKAAVILKAAGPDMVIITGGHLEGSAMDVMYDGSFHYLRAKKRQGEYHGTGCTFSAALTAFLAQGCSSLDAAKKAKTFMTKVFQRTLGTGSGMKLFTI; encoded by the coding sequence ATGAAAAAAGCCCTTACTATCGCCGGGTTTGACCCTTCCGGAGGCGCCGGTCTTCAGGCTGACCTGAAGGTATTTCAGGCACTCGGTGTGTACGGCCTATCTGCTGTGGCTGCGCTCACGGCCCAGAATACCCGGGGTGTTGACAGTGTGGAGCCGGTTAGCGGGCGATTTTTGAAAAAACAGCTCAGTGTGCTTCTGTTTGACCTTGTTCCGGACGCAACCAAGATGGGTATGCTTCTGACCGAAGATAATGTCAGGATTGTTGAACGCATTGCCCGGGAATATTCATTGAAGAATCTGGTGCTTGATCCGGTCATGATTTCAACTTCCGGAAAGAAACTTGCGCAGAGAAATGTGCCGAAAGTGCTCAGGGAAAAGATATTGCCTCTCTGCTCAATAATTACACCGAACATCTCTGAAGCCTCTGTGCTGAGCGGCCTGAAGATCAGTTCCCGGAAAGATATGGAGAAGGCAGCAGTTATTCTTAAGGCAGCCGGCCCGGATATGGTCATCATAACCGGAGGCCATCTTGAAGGATCTGCCATGGATGTCATGTACGACGGTTCATTCCATTACCTGAGAGCAAAGAAAAGGCAGGGAGAATATCACGGGACAGGCTGTACCTTCTCTGCAGCGCTCACGGCCTTTCTCGCGCAGGGATGCTCCAGCCTCGATGCTGCAAAAAAAGCCAAAACATTTATGACAAAGGTTTTTCAGAGGACGCTTGGAACCGGCAGCGGAATGAAGCTTTTTACGATCTGA